One window of Marinobacterium aestuarii genomic DNA carries:
- a CDS encoding ABC transporter permease subunit, which yields MSNEATVSVPELDFNTPSARRKRKMRAFKDKAATLGISIGGISVIVAILLIFFYLLYEVMPLFRSAAVEPWQQNGQVVSPYPLPGQGKTLYLAMEEQAEIGLRLTDAAEVIFFDTRSGDIVRQQSLDLPEGVSISSFALISDARRLFALGLSNGNALVLRHDYKASYPDGVRVLSPELVYPLGTDPIPMGDGPLELLTVNGDGDNWRLIGGNASSLTRTDIELSENFLSGEVETSIETTRLAQPNVKATKLLLMPDRRWLLIAAQGGKLAVADLQAPNDASITQIINATNGDIEAFELLLGGNSLMLADSKGRVSQWFLVRDEQGSWQLTPIRNFDTDGGTLSSFTTEHRRKGFATLDSEGTLKLFNTTAQRTVLSEKLLDGPANQIAYAPRSNAMLLERNGNLSFWAIHNEHPDISWTALWDKVWYEGYEEPAYVWQSSAANNDFEPKYSLMPLAFGTLKAAFYAMLLATPLAICGAIYTAYFMAPGLRRKVKPVIELMEALPTVILGFLAGLWLAPFMELNLAAVFLILLVVPASILAFAFGWAQLPNRIRFLLPDGWDAALLIPVVMLGTWLSFALASPVENLLFGGDLRLWVSQTMGISYDQRNALVVGIAMGFAVIPTIFSITEDAIFAVPKSLSYGSLALGATPWQTLVRVVMPTASPGIFSAVMIGMGRAVGETMIVLMATGNTPIMDVNIFEGMRTLAANIAVEMPESEVGSTHFRILFLAAFVLFMFTFMVNTLAESIRQHLRQKYGSL from the coding sequence ATGAGCAACGAAGCCACAGTTAGCGTACCCGAGCTCGACTTCAATACGCCCTCCGCCAGACGCAAGCGCAAGATGCGTGCGTTCAAGGACAAGGCTGCTACCTTGGGTATCAGCATCGGCGGCATCAGCGTTATCGTCGCTATTCTGCTGATTTTTTTCTATCTGCTGTATGAAGTAATGCCGCTGTTTCGTTCCGCCGCCGTCGAGCCCTGGCAGCAGAACGGCCAGGTCGTCAGCCCCTACCCGCTGCCGGGTCAGGGCAAGACCCTCTATCTGGCCATGGAAGAGCAGGCAGAGATTGGCCTGCGTCTGACCGATGCGGCCGAGGTGATCTTCTTTGACACCCGCAGCGGTGACATCGTCAGGCAGCAGTCGCTGGACCTGCCCGAAGGCGTATCCATCAGCAGCTTTGCCCTCATCTCCGACGCCCGTCGCCTGTTTGCGCTGGGTCTGAGCAACGGCAATGCCCTGGTACTGCGCCACGATTACAAGGCCTCCTACCCCGATGGCGTCCGCGTGCTGTCGCCGGAACTGGTCTATCCGCTGGGCACCGACCCCATCCCGATGGGCGACGGTCCGCTGGAACTGCTGACCGTTAACGGTGATGGCGACAACTGGCGCCTGATCGGCGGCAACGCCAGCAGCCTGACCCGCACCGATATCGAACTGAGCGAGAACTTCCTCAGTGGTGAAGTGGAAACCAGCATCGAAACAACCCGTCTGGCACAGCCCAACGTCAAGGCCACCAAGCTGTTGCTGATGCCGGATCGTCGCTGGCTGCTGATCGCCGCCCAGGGCGGCAAGCTCGCCGTGGCTGATCTGCAGGCACCGAATGACGCCAGCATCACCCAGATCATCAACGCCACCAATGGCGACATAGAAGCATTTGAACTGCTGCTGGGCGGCAACTCGCTGATGCTGGCCGACAGCAAGGGCCGCGTCTCCCAGTGGTTCCTGGTGCGTGATGAGCAGGGCAGCTGGCAGCTGACCCCCATTCGCAACTTCGACACCGATGGCGGCACCCTGTCGAGCTTTACCACCGAACATCGCCGCAAGGGCTTTGCCACCCTGGACAGCGAAGGCACTCTGAAACTGTTCAACACCACGGCGCAGCGCACGGTACTGAGCGAGAAGCTGCTCGACGGTCCCGCCAACCAGATCGCCTATGCACCACGCTCCAACGCCATGCTGCTGGAACGCAACGGTAACCTGAGCTTCTGGGCCATTCACAACGAGCACCCGGATATTTCCTGGACCGCGCTCTGGGACAAGGTCTGGTATGAGGGGTATGAAGAACCGGCCTACGTATGGCAGTCCTCCGCCGCCAACAATGACTTCGAGCCCAAATACAGCCTGATGCCACTGGCGTTCGGTACCCTCAAGGCCGCCTTCTACGCCATGCTGCTGGCCACCCCGCTGGCCATCTGCGGCGCCATCTACACTGCCTACTTCATGGCTCCGGGGCTGCGCCGCAAGGTAAAACCCGTGATCGAACTGATGGAAGCCCTGCCAACGGTCATTCTGGGCTTTCTGGCCGGACTCTGGCTGGCGCCCTTTATGGAGCTCAACCTGGCCGCGGTCTTCCTGATACTGCTGGTGGTCCCGGCATCGATCCTGGCCTTCGCCTTTGGCTGGGCGCAACTGCCCAATCGCATCCGCTTCCTGCTGCCCGATGGCTGGGATGCCGCCCTGCTGATTCCGGTGGTCATGCTGGGAACCTGGCTCAGCTTTGCACTGGCCAGCCCGGTTGAAAACCTGCTGTTCGGCGGCGACCTGCGCCTGTGGGTCAGCCAGACCATGGGCATCAGCTACGACCAGCGCAACGCTCTGGTGGTGGGTATCGCCATGGGCTTTGCCGTTATCCCGACCATCTTCTCGATCACCGAGGATGCCATCTTCGCGGTACCCAAGAGCCTGAGCTACGGCTCACTGGCGCTCGGTGCAACGCCCTGGCAAACGCTGGTGCGCGTGGTCATGCCGACCGCAAGCCCCGGTATCTTCTCGGCGGTGATGATCGGCATGGGCCGTGCGGTGGGTGAAACCATGATCGTACTCATGGCCACCGGCAACACCCCGATCATGGATGTAAACATCTTTGAGGGCATGCGTACCCTGGCCGCCAATATCGCGGTGGAAATGCCGGAGTCCGAAGTGGGCAGCACCCATTTCCGCATCCTGTTCCTGGCCGCCTTCGTTCTGTTCATGTTCACCTTTATGGTGAACACCCTGGCCGAGAGCATTCGCCAGCATCTGCGCCAGAAATATGGCTCTCTGTAA
- the pstA gene encoding phosphate ABC transporter permease PstA produces MRISVSDWTRSGSPWVWLNAGAVAICIIMVLGLLALIAVRGLGHFWPADVLSASYEQSGQRSVLVGELVESEFVPAAQLRDSGVDVPAGLEHMKRDLFKVGNRDITGADFVWALDDRVTERSYPAMMFVAERREWGNLYGYLQAIKQDGELVAQHDGYAPGPEYDALWQDFQRRISRAQDLHAQIEDIQKGVIGSINYELERLRLKQRSLELKNVTDPQPYADIEARRNELDAEYEVLQVQLLELSNALNRDSFVAEVADGRSVEVQLSKVVRAFLPNSMHLGDKVVHYAAKIWEFIADDPREANTEGGIFPAIYGTVMMVLLMSVMVTPFGVIAAVYLREYARQGFTTRVLRIAVNNLAGVPSIVYGVFGLGFFVYFLGGNIDDLFFAEAKPSPTFGTGGLMWASLTLALLTVPVVIVATEEGLSRIPRAVREGSLALGATKAETLWKVVLPMASPAIMTGVILAIARAAGEVAPLMLVGVVKLAPSLPLDMNYPYLHLDQKFMHLGFHIYDVGFQSPNVEAARPLVYATALLLVVVIALLNFSAIAIRNHLREKYKALEM; encoded by the coding sequence ATGAGAATTTCCGTTTCCGACTGGACCCGCTCCGGCTCCCCCTGGGTCTGGCTCAACGCCGGCGCCGTGGCCATCTGTATCATCATGGTACTGGGCCTGCTGGCCCTGATCGCCGTGCGCGGCCTGGGCCACTTCTGGCCCGCCGACGTGCTCAGCGCCAGCTACGAACAGAGCGGACAGCGCTCCGTGCTGGTGGGCGAACTGGTGGAGTCCGAGTTTGTACCCGCCGCCCAGCTGCGCGATTCCGGCGTCGATGTGCCCGCAGGCCTGGAACACATGAAACGCGACCTGTTCAAGGTCGGTAACCGCGATATCACCGGCGCCGACTTCGTCTGGGCGCTGGACGACCGCGTCACCGAACGCAGCTACCCGGCGATGATGTTTGTCGCCGAACGGCGCGAATGGGGCAACCTCTACGGTTATCTGCAGGCCATCAAGCAGGACGGCGAACTGGTCGCCCAGCATGACGGTTACGCTCCAGGCCCGGAATATGATGCGCTGTGGCAGGACTTTCAGCGTCGCATCAGCCGCGCCCAGGATCTGCATGCCCAGATTGAGGATATCCAGAAAGGCGTTATCGGCTCCATCAACTATGAACTGGAGCGCCTGCGCCTGAAGCAGCGCTCACTGGAGCTGAAAAACGTCACAGATCCGCAGCCCTATGCCGACATTGAAGCCAGGCGCAACGAGCTCGATGCCGAGTACGAAGTTCTGCAGGTACAGCTGCTGGAACTGAGCAATGCACTGAACCGCGACAGCTTCGTGGCCGAAGTAGCCGACGGTCGCAGCGTGGAAGTGCAGCTGTCCAAGGTTGTGCGCGCCTTCCTGCCCAACAGCATGCATCTGGGCGACAAGGTCGTGCACTACGCGGCCAAGATCTGGGAATTCATCGCCGATGATCCCCGTGAAGCCAACACCGAAGGCGGCATCTTCCCGGCCATCTACGGCACCGTCATGATGGTGCTGCTGATGTCCGTGATGGTGACGCCGTTCGGGGTTATCGCCGCGGTGTACCTGCGCGAATATGCCCGCCAGGGCTTCACCACCCGCGTGCTGCGCATCGCCGTCAACAACCTGGCTGGCGTGCCGTCCATCGTTTACGGCGTCTTTGGCCTGGGCTTTTTCGTCTACTTCCTGGGGGGCAACATCGATGACCTCTTCTTCGCTGAAGCCAAGCCCTCGCCAACCTTTGGTACCGGCGGCCTGATGTGGGCCTCCCTGACCCTGGCGCTGCTGACAGTACCGGTGGTGATCGTCGCCACCGAGGAAGGGCTGAGCCGTATCCCCCGCGCCGTACGTGAAGGCTCGCTGGCACTGGGCGCCACCAAGGCCGAAACCCTGTGGAAGGTGGTACTGCCCATGGCGAGCCCGGCCATCATGACCGGTGTTATCCTGGCCATTGCCCGCGCCGCCGGTGAAGTGGCGCCGCTGATGCTGGTGGGCGTGGTCAAGTTGGCACCGAGCCTGCCGCTGGACATGAACTACCCCTACCTGCACCTGGATCAGAAATTCATGCACCTGGGCTTCCACATCTATGATGTGGGTTTCCAGAGCCCGAACGTGGAAGCGGCCCGTCCGCTGGTTTATGCCACAGCGCTGCTGCTGGTGGTGGTCATCGCCCTGCTGAACTTCTCGGCCATCGCGATTCGCAACCACCTGCGCGAGAAGTACAAAGCGCTTGAAATGTAA
- the pstB gene encoding phosphate ABC transporter ATP-binding protein PstB: MTSNMKSHAIDISSLKRDPRVLNMDDEEITLKVNDLRLRYGDKEALHGINMLIPKNRVTAFIGPSGCGKSTLLRCFNRMNDLVDGCHIDGEILLDDSNIYGRGVDVAELRRRVGMVFQKPNPFPKSIYENVAYGLRIQGLKKKRLIDETVEWALRSAALWDEVKDRLHESALGMSGGQQQRLVIARTIAVKPEVLLLDEPASALDPISTLKIEELIHSLKKDFTIAIVTHNMQQAARVSDYTAFMYMGDLIEFGVTDTLFTKPVQKQTEDYITGRYG; this comes from the coding sequence ATGACTAGCAATATGAAATCCCATGCGATCGACATTTCCTCGCTCAAGCGCGACCCCCGTGTGCTGAACATGGACGACGAGGAAATCACCCTCAAGGTCAATGACCTGCGCCTGCGCTACGGCGACAAGGAAGCGCTGCACGGCATCAACATGCTGATCCCGAAGAACCGGGTCACCGCCTTTATAGGCCCGTCGGGTTGCGGCAAGTCGACACTGCTGCGCTGCTTCAACCGCATGAACGACCTGGTGGACGGCTGCCACATTGACGGCGAGATTCTGCTGGACGACAGCAACATCTACGGCCGCGGCGTGGATGTCGCCGAGCTGCGCCGTCGCGTTGGCATGGTATTCCAGAAGCCCAACCCCTTCCCCAAGTCCATCTACGAAAACGTCGCCTACGGCCTGCGCATTCAGGGCCTGAAGAAAAAGCGCCTGATTGATGAGACCGTGGAATGGGCGCTACGCTCCGCCGCCCTCTGGGACGAGGTCAAGGACCGGCTGCACGAAAGCGCACTGGGCATGTCCGGTGGTCAGCAGCAGCGTCTGGTCATCGCCCGCACCATCGCCGTGAAGCCCGAAGTCCTGCTGCTCGATGAGCCGGCATCGGCACTGGATCCGATCTCGACCCTGAAGATCGAGGAGCTGATCCATTCGCTGAAAAAGGATTTCACCATCGCCATCGTCACCCACAACATGCAGCAGGCCGCCCGCGTATCGGACTACACCGCTTTCATGTACATGGGCGACCTGATCGAGTTTGGCGTCACGGACACCCTCTTTACCAAGCCGGTGCAGAAGCAGACCGAAGACTACATCACCGGCCGTTACGGCTGA